One part of the [Synechococcus] sp. NIES-970 genome encodes these proteins:
- the cobL gene encoding precorrin-6B methylase 2 yields MAWHYKTPGIPDQLFQRLPGIPLTKREARLLIISALRMEADSVLWDIGAGTGTISVEVALLCPQAQIIAVERDEEVADLVRRNCEHFQTRNITVVEGNAPECFAQITMKPDRICLGGGKPIKTLLSEAWDALRDGGRAVAMATNLEQLYQLSEGFSELQARNVEVVQAAINRLETQGMRQVFAAVDPMFILSGEKI; encoded by the coding sequence ATGGCGTGGCATTACAAAACCCCCGGTATTCCTGATCAACTATTTCAGCGGTTACCCGGTATTCCCCTCACAAAACGGGAAGCAAGATTATTGATTATTTCGGCCCTACGCATGGAGGCTGATTCGGTGCTCTGGGATATTGGGGCGGGAACAGGAACAATTTCTGTGGAAGTGGCTCTATTGTGTCCCCAAGCCCAGATCATTGCTGTTGAGCGAGATGAAGAGGTCGCGGATCTGGTGCGTCGTAATTGTGAGCATTTTCAGACTCGCAATATTACGGTGGTAGAGGGCAATGCGCCGGAATGTTTTGCGCAAATAACCATGAAACCCGACCGAATTTGTTTGGGGGGCGGAAAGCCCATCAAAACTCTTTTAAGTGAGGCATGGGATGCTCTCCGGGATGGGGGACGGGCGGTGGCCATGGCCACGAATTTAGAGCAGCTTTATCAGCTTTCGGAGGGGTTTTCGGAACTGCAGGCGCGCAATGTAGAGGTGGTACAGGCGGCCATTAATCGTCTAGAAACCCAAGGGATGCGGCAGGTGTTTGCGGCGGTAGACCCAATGTTTATTCTCAGTGGGGAAAAAATTTAA
- a CDS encoding putative enzyme of the cupin superfamily protein, which translates to MTTSTTSIQIERQPSPERLAALGVMTWGIWTKDVSTFPWYYDEVETCYFLEGEVTVTPEGGLPVTMGKGDLVTFAPGLACTWEITQAVKKHYSFG; encoded by the coding sequence ATGACCACAAGTACCACCAGCATTCAGATTGAACGGCAGCCCAGCCCAGAGCGATTAGCCGCACTTGGGGTAATGACCTGGGGCATTTGGACAAAGGACGTATCCACATTCCCCTGGTACTACGATGAGGTGGAAACCTGTTATTTCTTAGAGGGAGAAGTGACTGTCACCCCAGAGGGAGGTCTGCCAGTCACGATGGGGAAAGGCGATCTCGTCACCTTTGCGCCGGGCCTCGCTTGCACCTGGGAGATTACTCAAGCTGTGAAAAAGCACTATTCCTTTGGGTAA
- a CDS encoding radical SAM domain protein, producing the protein MTQRLLYVRLPCNPIFPIGVVYLADHVHKLFPDLEQKIFDLGAVPPLDYKQALDEAIANFKPTLLVFSWRDIQIYAPVGGRGGNPLQNSFEIFYAKNPFIKLRGAFGGLKVMAAYYGELWRNLGLIKQGLKKAQEYHPDARIVVGGGAVSVFYEQLKTTLPKGAIVSIGEGETLLERLLNNQDFSDQRCYVVGQAELRPGMIHEEPTPFEKTACNYEYIAKIWPEFDYYLQENDFYIGVQTKRGCPHNCCYCVYTVVEGKQVRVNPAAEVVAEMRQLYDRGIRNFWFTDAQFIPAKKYMDDVVELLQAIRDSGMSDIHWASYIRADNLTPEICDLMVETGMNYFEIGITSGSQELVRKMRMGYNLRRVLQNCRDLKAAGFNDVVSVNYSFNVIDETFDTIRQTIAYHRELEKIFGVDKVEPAIFFIGLQPHTHLEQYAFDQKVLKPGYNPMSLMPWTAKKLLWNPEPLGSFFGEVCLQAWRQNPNDFGREVMAILEERLGRAPLEEALTAKMTAPKPTLMPV; encoded by the coding sequence ATGACCCAGCGCCTCCTCTATGTCCGCCTCCCCTGTAACCCGATTTTCCCCATTGGTGTGGTGTACTTGGCAGATCATGTTCATAAGCTTTTCCCTGACCTTGAGCAAAAGATTTTCGACCTGGGGGCCGTGCCGCCCCTGGATTACAAACAAGCCCTCGACGAGGCGATCGCCAACTTCAAACCCACCCTATTAGTTTTTTCCTGGCGAGATATCCAGATCTATGCCCCTGTGGGGGGGCGAGGCGGTAATCCGCTGCAAAACTCCTTTGAGATTTTCTACGCCAAAAATCCCTTTATCAAACTGCGGGGCGCGTTTGGGGGTCTCAAGGTGATGGCCGCCTACTACGGCGAACTGTGGCGTAATTTGGGCCTCATCAAGCAGGGTCTCAAAAAGGCCCAGGAATATCATCCTGACGCCCGCATCGTCGTCGGTGGCGGCGCGGTCAGTGTCTTTTATGAACAGCTCAAAACCACATTGCCCAAGGGGGCGATCGTCTCCATTGGCGAAGGAGAAACCCTCTTAGAGCGTCTTCTCAACAATCAAGATTTTTCTGATCAGCGCTGCTATGTGGTCGGCCAGGCGGAACTACGCCCCGGCATGATCCACGAAGAACCCACCCCCTTTGAAAAAACCGCCTGTAATTACGAATACATCGCGAAGATTTGGCCAGAATTTGACTACTATCTCCAGGAAAACGATTTTTATATCGGTGTACAGACCAAGCGGGGCTGTCCCCACAACTGTTGCTACTGCGTCTACACCGTGGTTGAAGGCAAACAAGTCCGGGTGAACCCCGCCGCTGAAGTGGTAGCGGAGATGCGTCAACTCTATGATCGGGGCATTCGTAATTTTTGGTTTACCGACGCCCAGTTTATTCCGGCGAAAAAATACATGGATGATGTAGTGGAGCTGCTCCAGGCGATCCGCGACTCTGGCATGAGTGATATCCACTGGGCTTCCTATATCCGCGCCGATAACCTCACCCCTGAAATCTGTGATCTGATGGTTGAGACGGGGATGAATTATTTTGAAATTGGTATTACCAGCGGCTCCCAAGAGCTCGTCCGGAAAATGCGCATGGGTTACAACCTGCGGCGGGTGTTGCAAAATTGCCGGGATCTTAAGGCCGCAGGATTTAATGATGTGGTTTCGGTAAATTATTCCTTCAATGTGATCGACGAAACCTTTGATACGATCCGCCAAACCATTGCTTACCATCGTGAACTTGAGAAGATTTTTGGGGTTGATAAGGTGGAGCCTGCGATTTTCTTCATTGGTCTGCAACCCCATACCCACCTAGAACAATATGCTTTTGATCAAAAGGTGCTCAAGCCGGGCTATAACCCCATGAGTTTGATGCCCTGGACGGCGAAAAAGCTCCTGTGGAACCCGGAACCCCTCGGATCCTTCTTTGGGGAAGTGTGTCTCCAGGCATGGCGGCAAAACCCCAATGATTTCGGGCGGGAAGTGATGGCTATTTTGGAGGAACGTTTGGGACGGGCTCCCCTGGAGGAGGCGTTAACTGCCAAAATGACAGCGCCTAAGCCTACTCTGATGCCTGTTTAA
- the ksgA gene encoding S-adenosylmethionine-6-N', N'-adenosyl(rRNA) dimethyltransferase, with amino-acid sequence MRPRKQFGQHWLTDQRILDEIVAAADLQPTDRVLEIGPGKGALTGRLLPQAAAVLSVEIDRDLCKYMVRNFGDRPNFLLLEADYLQADIDEFLGDFPQFQHPRKVVANIPYNITGPILAKLLGTIDQPNPNPFDSIVLLIQKEVGDRLVATPHTRAFGALTLRVQYLADCETVCLVPPKAFYPKPKVESVVVRLRPRPLAQPAQNPKLLATLIKVGFASKRKMLRNNLKGLYDLEILDPIFSDLGISAQARGEEVDLVQWIALSDRLDAYPKE; translated from the coding sequence ATGCGCCCCCGCAAACAATTTGGTCAACATTGGCTTACGGATCAACGAATTTTAGATGAAATTGTGGCGGCGGCTGATCTGCAACCAACAGACCGGGTTTTGGAAATTGGCCCTGGTAAAGGGGCACTCACAGGACGACTCCTGCCCCAGGCGGCGGCGGTGTTGTCCGTTGAAATTGACCGGGATCTGTGTAAGTATATGGTCCGCAATTTTGGCGATCGCCCGAATTTTTTATTATTAGAGGCGGACTACCTCCAGGCAGATATTGACGAATTTTTAGGAGATTTTCCCCAGTTCCAACATCCCCGCAAGGTGGTGGCGAATATACCCTACAACATCACAGGGCCGATTCTTGCGAAACTTCTGGGAACCATCGATCAGCCGAACCCCAATCCCTTTGATTCCATCGTGCTGCTGATTCAAAAAGAAGTGGGCGATCGCCTGGTGGCTACTCCCCATACCAGGGCCTTTGGCGCCCTAACCCTGCGGGTACAATATCTGGCTGATTGCGAAACGGTATGCCTTGTCCCGCCAAAAGCCTTTTACCCCAAACCCAAGGTGGAATCGGTAGTTGTACGCCTCCGGCCCCGGCCCTTGGCCCAACCTGCCCAAAACCCAAAATTACTCGCCACTTTGATCAAAGTGGGCTTTGCCAGTAAGCGTAAAATGTTGCGCAATAATCTCAAAGGACTTTATGACCTAGAAATCCTCGACCCGATTTTTAGCGATCTGGGCATTTCTGCTCAGGCCCGGGGTGAAGAGGTGGATCTAGTGCAGTGGATTGCCCTGAGCGATCGCCTGGATGCTTACCCAAAGGAATAG
- a CDS encoding two-component hybrid sensory kinase: MILNAITPDISWIASWNILQQLCHLWRRFGITTTPRDRLYLSSAQLQDLGLALDYDVFHLLVEAEFVALLWAKDRGTTAPETDTGSQYEISMVFDPQAIAPIFETLLKEERDCPPLAALRKIPLPQRSAIPPELMVGLLEIARSPSIQEVATEGITLPNQPLNVLLSQRLEQEKILNNVTHRICQNQDLLVTVRMALEQAQRLLRVDRLLVYQLDLPTADPEKLSSRVTFEVTASKKITSLLHFDQDECLTNNQLIKNAYLHGKHLAVSDIDADPHLSPCFRAQLQEMQVRAKLVVPLIVERRLWGLLIAHQCQGTRRWRQHEITFLTHVAEYLAIAILQARSYQQLQEQKTNLETLAQQRARELEDALLSAQVASQSKKEFIHIMSHELLTPLTSIIGLSNTLSHWAAPENAKQLSPEKQRHYLQTIHESGIRLRNLLQDILDFSQTEAARSVLDLQQFSLKQLCHQVLGSFQELGDRQGITLKFINQLEPEQDFFFADPLRLEKILSHLLSNGIKFTSHGGEVTLSIWREKQQDVIFQVKDTGIGIPSQQIPLLFEQFQQLEPSMSRRYDGAGFGLALVKQLVEIHQGKIHVTSTPKKGSLFTVRIPNQVPRNLHPTSPGSLGGNQGGTIVLVSQDEEMATLICELLTATNYQVIWLIDSEIASRQITTLQPVLVILDACQHKIQIEDIINSLKTAPQTQQIPTFLIGDHLETAQWQTLKKQGFQDYLSKPIQSEQLIDMVNHHVTHHYLGTNNPQN; this comes from the coding sequence ATGATACTTAACGCCATTACCCCTGATATTTCTTGGATTGCTTCTTGGAACATCCTGCAACAGCTCTGTCACCTCTGGCGGCGGTTTGGTATTACCACAACGCCCCGCGATCGCCTTTACCTCAGCAGTGCCCAGCTCCAGGACCTCGGCTTGGCGTTAGATTATGATGTCTTTCACCTACTGGTAGAAGCTGAGTTTGTCGCCCTGCTCTGGGCCAAGGATCGGGGCACAACAGCACCAGAAACTGACACTGGTAGCCAGTACGAAATTTCGATGGTGTTTGACCCCCAGGCGATCGCCCCCATTTTCGAGACCCTCCTCAAGGAAGAACGCGACTGCCCCCCCCTGGCTGCCCTGCGAAAAATCCCCCTGCCCCAACGCTCTGCCATTCCCCCCGAGCTGATGGTCGGACTTTTAGAAATTGCGCGATCGCCTTCGATCCAAGAGGTCGCTACCGAAGGCATTACCCTACCGAATCAGCCCCTTAATGTTCTCCTCAGCCAGCGTCTTGAACAGGAAAAAATCCTCAATAATGTGACCCACCGCATTTGTCAAAACCAAGACCTCCTGGTGACGGTGCGCATGGCCCTCGAACAGGCCCAACGGTTACTGCGAGTTGATCGCCTATTGGTCTACCAATTGGATCTGCCCACAGCAGATCCTGAAAAACTGAGCAGCCGCGTGACCTTTGAAGTGACCGCCTCAAAAAAAATTACGTCCTTGCTCCATTTTGACCAGGACGAATGCCTCACCAATAACCAACTCATCAAAAACGCCTATCTCCATGGTAAACACTTAGCAGTCAGTGACATTGACGCCGACCCCCACCTCAGCCCCTGCTTTCGGGCCCAACTCCAAGAAATGCAGGTGAGAGCAAAGTTGGTCGTGCCTCTGATTGTGGAACGGCGTCTCTGGGGCTTGCTCATTGCCCACCAGTGCCAAGGGACCCGCCGCTGGCGTCAACATGAGATCACTTTCTTGACCCATGTGGCAGAATATTTGGCGATCGCCATCCTCCAAGCCCGTTCCTACCAGCAGCTCCAAGAACAAAAAACAAACCTCGAAACCCTCGCGCAACAACGGGCCCGGGAACTAGAAGATGCCTTGCTTTCGGCCCAGGTCGCCAGCCAATCCAAAAAAGAATTTATCCATATCATGAGCCATGAGCTGCTCACTCCCCTGACGTCGATCATTGGCTTATCCAATACCCTGAGTCACTGGGCCGCCCCCGAAAACGCGAAACAGCTCTCCCCCGAGAAACAGCGCCACTATCTACAAACTATCCATGAAAGTGGGATTCGCCTACGCAATCTCCTCCAGGACATCTTAGACTTTTCCCAGACAGAGGCAGCCCGTTCGGTCCTCGATCTACAACAATTTTCTCTCAAGCAGCTCTGCCATCAGGTGCTGGGTTCTTTTCAGGAGTTGGGCGATCGCCAGGGCATCACCCTCAAATTTATCAACCAGCTAGAACCAGAACAGGACTTCTTCTTCGCCGACCCGCTCCGCCTCGAAAAAATCCTCAGCCACCTCCTCTCCAATGGCATCAAGTTCACTTCCCATGGGGGTGAGGTCACCTTGAGTATTTGGCGCGAAAAACAGCAGGACGTAATTTTTCAAGTCAAAGACACAGGCATCGGTATTCCATCCCAACAGATTCCTCTCCTGTTTGAGCAGTTCCAACAACTAGAACCTTCCATGAGTCGTCGCTATGACGGGGCGGGCTTTGGGCTCGCCCTTGTTAAACAGCTCGTCGAAATTCACCAGGGAAAAATTCACGTCACCTCCACCCCCAAAAAAGGTTCGCTGTTTACGGTACGCATCCCTAACCAAGTGCCCCGCAATTTACACCCCACGAGTCCTGGTAGCCTTGGGGGCAATCAGGGGGGAACAATCGTCCTGGTTTCCCAGGATGAGGAAATGGCCACCCTCATCTGTGAATTACTCACGGCGACTAACTACCAAGTCATCTGGCTTATTGATAGTGAAATTGCCAGCCGTCAAATTACAACCCTCCAACCAGTGTTGGTGATCCTTGATGCTTGTCAACATAAAATTCAAATTGAGGACATCATCAACAGTCTTAAAACAGCACCCCAAACCCAACAAATTCCTACTTTTTTAATCGGGGATCACCTTGAAACGGCCCAATGGCAAACACTCAAAAAACAAGGATTTCAAGACTACCTCTCTAAGCCAATCCAGAGTGAGCAGCTAATCGATATGGTGAATCACCATGTCACTCACCATTACCTCGGTACGAATAACCCCCAGAATTGA
- a CDS encoding hypothetical protein (conserved hypothetical protein) has product MLKSYLSVLLGSLGGFLIGASGAIAQEVFTFEPLPEPPPVIPLFEDATPTPTLYDSSVVTPVPTTGQEYIFEAPTGTPTTTVTPWSGAAARYRVDVLGTNPSMLATVRLVEPGAFIKGDRIQVGLFSERANAEALRSDLLASGVMAEIIDTGSGSAFGTEATISGARTGGYFVAIPSRGREQAIQTQLQQMGIQQSLIEARTAPRGPHIAIGPFTQREEAELMNVRVRLVDLDGRLYFQN; this is encoded by the coding sequence GTGTTGAAGTCCTATCTATCTGTTTTACTAGGTTCCCTGGGGGGGTTCTTGATCGGTGCCTCTGGGGCGATCGCCCAGGAAGTTTTTACCTTTGAGCCTCTCCCCGAACCGCCGCCGGTGATTCCATTGTTTGAAGATGCAACACCGACCCCCACCCTGTACGACAGTAGCGTGGTCACGCCAGTCCCGACTACGGGCCAAGAGTATATTTTTGAAGCGCCCACAGGTACACCCACTACCACGGTCACCCCTTGGTCTGGGGCTGCGGCCCGCTATCGAGTTGATGTTTTGGGCACAAATCCATCAATGTTGGCTACGGTGCGCCTGGTGGAACCCGGTGCATTTATCAAAGGCGATCGCATTCAGGTTGGTCTTTTTTCTGAGCGAGCAAACGCTGAAGCCCTCCGGAGTGATTTGCTGGCGAGCGGGGTTATGGCCGAAATTATTGATACCGGTTCAGGTAGTGCCTTTGGTACAGAAGCAACGATTTCTGGAGCCCGCACAGGGGGCTATTTTGTGGCAATTCCTAGCCGGGGGCGCGAACAGGCGATTCAGACCCAACTACAACAGATGGGCATTCAGCAAAGCTTGATCGAGGCGAGAACAGCACCCCGGGGGCCCCACATTGCCATCGGCCCTTTCACCCAACGGGAAGAAGCTGAACTGATGAATGTACGGGTGCGCCTTGTGGATCTTGACGGCCGCCTGTATTTCCAGAACTAG
- a CDS encoding putative phosphatase: MIHDDNRSNYSGNRPFYDVFNARMSRRSMLQKSMMLSAAGFVGAIAGNSLLKPSTAATPNAAAAQIAQRSGSPLLGFNAVTLAQGNGPVPSISSDYQYQVLIPWGTPIEPGGPEYNGDPNTRPTAAEQEQQIGIGHDGMWFFPLGNNNDHGLLAINHEYGTNQHVLGKAAPASLEDVRLSQHAHGASVVEIKKNNSGVWEVVRSNYARRIHVNTPVSFSGPAANHTLLQTAAGNAPKGIVNNCANGHTPWGTYLTCEENFNTYFGATGTWTPSEAQARYGIANSSRYGWENYDERFDLSKAAYKNEEHRFGWVVEIDPMNPNQTPVKRTALGRFKHEGAEIVVGRGGRVVCYMGDDEGFDYIYKFVSADNWQSMRARGISPLDEGQLYVAKFNDDGSGEWLPLSMDNPALQGQFNDQGEILVYARLAADAAGATPMDRPEWITVGTGENVYCALTNNSRRTEADAANPLAPNPDGHIVRWRDSDRHVGTTFTWDIFAIAQDTHGTEESFASPDGLWADPDGRLFIQTDGAQKDGLNDQMLVADTNTKEIRRLFTGVTDCEVTGVTVTPDRRTMLINIQHPGDGNPNTTNFPAPQGSGLVPRDSTIVITRKDGGIIGS, translated from the coding sequence ATGATTCACGACGACAACAGAAGTAACTATTCCGGGAATCGCCCTTTCTATGACGTATTCAATGCACGGATGTCCCGCCGGAGCATGCTCCAAAAGAGTATGATGCTTTCCGCCGCTGGTTTTGTCGGGGCGATCGCCGGGAATAGCCTCCTTAAGCCCAGCACCGCCGCTACCCCCAACGCAGCGGCGGCCCAAATTGCCCAACGGAGTGGGAGCCCGCTTCTGGGCTTTAATGCCGTCACCCTGGCCCAAGGCAATGGCCCTGTACCAAGCATTTCTAGCGACTATCAATACCAAGTACTCATTCCCTGGGGAACGCCCATCGAACCCGGCGGCCCAGAATACAACGGTGATCCCAATACCCGCCCCACCGCCGCCGAACAAGAACAACAAATCGGTATCGGCCATGACGGGATGTGGTTTTTCCCCCTTGGGAACAATAATGACCATGGGTTACTCGCCATTAACCACGAGTACGGCACGAACCAGCATGTCTTAGGTAAAGCAGCCCCCGCCAGCCTCGAAGATGTACGCCTTTCCCAACATGCCCATGGTGCCTCTGTTGTCGAAATCAAAAAAAATAACAGTGGCGTTTGGGAAGTGGTGCGCAGTAACTATGCCCGCCGCATCCATGTAAATACCCCCGTCAGCTTTAGCGGCCCCGCTGCCAATCACACCCTCTTGCAAACAGCAGCAGGGAATGCCCCTAAGGGGATTGTGAATAACTGCGCCAATGGCCATACCCCCTGGGGAACTTATCTCACCTGTGAGGAAAATTTCAATACCTATTTTGGGGCCACTGGCACTTGGACGCCTAGCGAAGCCCAGGCCCGCTACGGCATTGCCAATAGTTCTCGCTATGGCTGGGAAAACTATGATGAGCGTTTCGACCTGTCGAAGGCTGCCTACAAAAATGAAGAACATCGTTTTGGGTGGGTCGTCGAAATTGACCCGATGAACCCCAACCAGACCCCTGTTAAACGCACTGCTCTGGGACGCTTTAAGCATGAAGGGGCAGAAATTGTCGTGGGTCGTGGTGGCCGGGTTGTTTGCTACATGGGCGACGACGAAGGCTTTGACTATATTTACAAGTTTGTATCGGCGGATAACTGGCAGTCGATGCGCGCCCGGGGAATCAGCCCCCTCGACGAAGGGCAGCTGTATGTGGCCAAATTTAATGATGATGGTTCTGGGGAATGGTTACCCCTGAGCATGGATAACCCAGCTCTCCAGGGACAATTTAATGATCAAGGGGAAATTCTTGTGTATGCTCGCTTGGCAGCGGATGCAGCCGGAGCAACACCGATGGATCGCCCGGAATGGATTACTGTCGGTACCGGCGAGAATGTCTATTGTGCCCTCACCAACAACAGTCGGCGTACAGAAGCCGACGCTGCTAATCCTTTAGCACCCAACCCTGATGGCCATATTGTCCGCTGGCGGGATAGCGATCGCCATGTGGGAACAACTTTCACCTGGGACATTTTTGCGATCGCCCAAGATACCCACGGCACTGAGGAATCCTTTGCCTCCCCCGATGGATTGTGGGCAGATCCCGATGGTCGCCTCTTTATTCAAACCGATGGCGCCCAGAAAGATGGCTTAAACGATCAAATGTTGGTAGCTGACACCAACACCAAAGAAATTCGTCGTTTGTTCACTGGGGTAACAGACTGTGAAGTCACGGGTGTCACAGTAACTCCAGACCGACGGACAATGCTGATCAATATCCAGCACCCTGGAGATGGTAATCCAAACACAACGAATTTTCCGGCACCCCAGGGCAGTGGTTTAGTTCCCCGGGATAGCACCATTGTGATCACCCGCAAGGATGGGGGAATTATCGGCTCCTAA
- the pip gene encoding proline iminopeptidase, whose product MRNLYPPLQPYHHNKLSVSELHTLYYEESGNPDGKPIIFIHGGPGGGCPPIYRQFFDPHHWRIILFDQRGAGQSTPRAELRDNTTWDLVADIEKLRKHLAIDQWFIFGGSWGSTLALAYSQTHPDHCLGLILRGIFLLRQKEIQWFYQYGASEIFPDAWESYLKPIPPAERHDLVNAYYKRLTSADPKIRLEAAQAWAVWEGSTSRLIPSAASKVSFARPEFAEAFARIECHYFVNKGFFDTEDQLLKNVDRIRHLPAVIVQGRYDVVCPMTSAWELHQAWPEAEFIMVPEAGHSAFEPGIQTALLKATDAFAQR is encoded by the coding sequence ATGCGCAATCTTTATCCTCCCCTCCAGCCTTACCACCACAATAAGCTTTCCGTTTCCGAACTCCACACCCTCTACTACGAAGAATCCGGCAACCCCGACGGTAAACCCATTATTTTTATCCACGGCGGCCCTGGTGGTGGCTGTCCCCCCATCTATCGGCAATTTTTTGATCCCCACCACTGGCGTATTATTCTGTTCGACCAACGGGGTGCTGGCCAAAGTACCCCCAGGGCAGAGCTGCGGGACAATACGACTTGGGATCTCGTCGCTGATATCGAAAAGCTGCGAAAACACCTCGCCATTGATCAATGGTTTATTTTTGGCGGCAGTTGGGGCAGTACCCTTGCCTTGGCCTATAGCCAAACCCACCCTGACCACTGCCTCGGCCTAATCCTCCGGGGAATTTTTCTCCTGCGTCAAAAAGAAATTCAATGGTTCTATCAATATGGAGCCAGCGAGATTTTTCCCGACGCCTGGGAAAGTTACCTCAAGCCAATTCCCCCCGCAGAACGCCATGATTTAGTCAATGCCTATTACAAGCGCCTCACCAGTGCCGACCCCAAAATTCGCCTGGAAGCAGCTCAGGCCTGGGCCGTGTGGGAAGGGAGTACCAGTCGCCTGATTCCCTCTGCCGCCAGTAAAGTCAGCTTTGCCAGACCAGAATTCGCCGAAGCTTTTGCCCGCATTGAGTGCCATTATTTTGTCAATAAAGGTTTTTTTGACACAGAAGACCAACTCCTCAAAAATGTCGACCGTATTCGTCACCTGCCCGCTGTAATTGTCCAGGGACGTTATGATGTGGTCTGCCCGATGACCAGTGCTTGGGAACTCCACCAGGCTTGGCCCGAAGCGGAGTTTATTATGGTGCCTGAAGCGGGCCATTCGGCATTTGAACCGGGCATTCAAACCGCCCTCCTTAAGGCAACAGATGCCTTTGCACAGCGATAG